A genomic region of Jaculus jaculus isolate mJacJac1 chromosome 10, mJacJac1.mat.Y.cur, whole genome shotgun sequence contains the following coding sequences:
- the Spesp1 gene encoding sperm equatorial segment protein 1, producing MRAALTVSPAEEENLNHYVQVLQKLIQSVPTGDPAQEKGLASPVTTDAKGSPASPSSPSELTSEPATALPSELTSEPATALPSELTSEPATAPSSELTSEPATAPSSELTSEPAATSPSSPSELTSEPAATSPSSPSELTSEPAATSPSSPSELTSEPAATSPSSPSELTSEPAAASSSLSELISEPAAASEPSDPGADLAGLSLGPGSGAPPTRGRRKRTSTAFWSIKPNNVSVVLRAEEPYIEKEEPEPEPEPEPEPQPRVTPRSPRVRLPSPPRGRITISTRSTHVDISTEAEDVPQLSGVAVGAGYGEPFERHPQSPSNSDILRKIAALNAQIKRGPVRDRDNPRYRKYIEASRDHLKRSLALAAAAEHRLQKMYRSHVFSEAPSSHDIDDIETVINMLYNSRSKLPDYLDTKYIPSEMKERASTVVLILKRTLCLGQVETQSLIRKLLRNNMKILNLLDIT from the exons ATGCGTGCAG CCTTAACTGTATCTCCTGCTGAAGAAGAGAACTTGAATCATTATGTCCAAGTCCTACAGAAGCTCATACAAAGTGTTCCCACGGGAGATCCTGCCCAAGAGAAAGGGTTAGCGTCCCCCGTCACCACTGATGCCAAAGGCTCCCCGGCCTCGCCGTCTTCACCGTCTGAGCTCACCAGCGAACCTGCCACGGCACTGCCATCTGAGCTCACCAGCGAACCTGCCACGGCACTGCCATCTGAGCTCACCAGCGAACCTGCCACGGCACCGTCGTCTGAGCTCACCAGCGAACCTGCCACGGCACCGTCGTCTGAGCTCACCAGCGAACCTGCCGCGACATCGCCGTCTTCACCCTCGGAGCTCACCAGTGAACCTGCCGCGACATCGCCGTCTTCACCCTCGGAGCTCACCAGTGAACCTGCCGCGACATCGCCGTCTTCACCCTCGGAGCTCACCAGTGAACCTGCCGCGACATCGCCGTCTTCACCCTCGGAGCTCACCAGTGAACCTGCCGCGGCTTCGTCTTCCCTGTCTGAGCTCATCAGTGAACCTGCCGCGGCTTCCGAGCCCAGCGACCCCGGCGCGGACTTGGCGGGCCTGAGCTTGGGCCCGGGCAGCGGGGCGCCCCCTACCAGAGGCCGGAGGAAGCGCACCAGCACGGCCTTCTGGTCCATCAAGCCCAACAACGTCTCGGTGGTCCTGCGCGCCGAGGAGCCGTACATTGAGAAGGAGgagcccgagcccgagcccgagcccgagcccgagcccCAGCCCCGTGTGACCCCGAGGTCGCCGCGCGTCCGCTTGCCGTCCCCGCCGAGAGGGCGGATCACCATTAGCACCAGGAGCACGCACGTGGACATCTCCACCGAGGCCGAGGATGTCCCCCAGCTGTCGGGCGTGGCGGTGGGGGCGGGCTACGGAGAGCCCTTTGAACGCCACCCCCAGAGTCCGAGCAACAGCGACATCCTGCGGAAGATCGCGGCCCTCAACGCGCAGATCAAGCGCGGGCCAGTCCGGGACCGCGACAACCCCAGGTACCGGAAGTACATCGAGGCCTCCCGCGACCACCTGAAGCGGAGCCTGGCGCTGGCGGCGGCCGCGGAGCACCGGCTGCAGAAGATGTACCGGTCGCACGTGTTTTCAGAGGCGCCATCTAGTCACGATATCGATGACATTGAAACTGTTATTAACATGCTGTACAATTCCAGGTCGAAATTGCCAGATTATCTAGATACCAAGTATATTCCATCAGAGATGAAAGAAAGGGCTTCGACAGTAGTTCTGATATTGAAGAGAACATTATGTTTAGGTCAAGTAGAAACCCAGAGTCTCATTAGGAAGTTattaagaaataatatgaaaattttGAACCTCCTCGATATTACATGA